CCTAGCATCTTCCAGTATACGACCAGTTATCTTTTCTATTCCATTATTCATTTAATACAACCCCTTATAGAGATATACCATTTACCATAAGGAAAGAAGCAAGCAGTGCCAATACTGCATAGGTCTCAACCATGACTGCAAATGTTATAGCTTTACCTGATTCCTCAGGTCTCTTTGCTACAAGCCCAACACCTGCTACTGCTGCTTTACCCTGAGCAATGGCAGATAAAATACCTACAATGGCTATTGGAAGTGAAGCTGCTACAAACTGCCATCCTTGTCCGGTAGTTACCTGGGTCATGCCACCGAATATATTTATTTTACCCATTATTATAAAGCCAACAAGCAACCCATATATGCCCTGAGTACCTGGAAGAGCTTCCAATATAAGTACTTTACCAAATTTATCAGGATCCTCTGA
The Xylanivirga thermophila genome window above contains:
- a CDS encoding V-type ATP synthase subunit K — encoded protein: MELGQILAILAASLSVLLPGIGSAIAVSMVGQSAAGVVSEDPDKFGKVLILEALPGTQGIYGLLVGFIIMGKINIFGGMTQVTTGQGWQFVAASLPIAIVGILSAIAQGKAAVAGVGLVAKRPEESGKAITFAVMVETYAVLALLASFLMVNGISL